From one Acidimicrobiia bacterium genomic stretch:
- a CDS encoding SMP-30/gluconolactonase/LRE family protein — protein sequence MAELQTLITGLDFGEGPRWHDGRLWYSDFYQHRVSAVTVDGERDTVLELDDHPSGLGWLPDGRLLVVSMRAKLVMRVEHDGSIVEHADLSGIATGRCNDMVVAADGNAYVGNFGFEIWARGTPQNAALALVRPDGTVEVAAENMAFPNGSVITPDGRTLIVGESFGRCYTAFDICSDGTLENRRTWAQVEGTAPDGCTLDAEGAIWFANATGTDVLRVREGGEITDRVDVGQGTYACALGGDDGCTLFIVSADSANENEIAGKATGVIRMMRVDVPHAGLP from the coding sequence ATGGCCGAACTGCAGACGCTGATCACTGGTCTCGACTTCGGTGAAGGACCACGGTGGCACGACGGCCGGCTGTGGTACTCCGACTTCTACCAGCACCGCGTCTCCGCGGTCACCGTCGACGGCGAGCGCGACACAGTGCTCGAGCTCGACGACCACCCGAGCGGCCTCGGCTGGCTGCCCGACGGCCGGCTCCTCGTGGTGTCGATGCGCGCGAAGTTGGTGATGCGCGTCGAGCACGACGGCTCGATCGTCGAGCACGCCGACCTCTCCGGCATCGCGACCGGCCGCTGCAACGACATGGTCGTCGCGGCCGACGGCAACGCGTACGTCGGGAACTTCGGCTTCGAGATCTGGGCGAGGGGGACGCCACAGAATGCCGCGCTCGCGCTCGTACGGCCCGACGGCACCGTCGAGGTGGCTGCCGAAAACATGGCATTCCCGAACGGGAGTGTGATCACGCCCGACGGCCGCACCCTCATCGTCGGGGAGTCGTTCGGTCGTTGCTACACCGCGTTCGACATTTGCTCCGACGGCACGCTCGAGAATCGCCGCACCTGGGCGCAGGTCGAGGGCACCGCACCCGACGGCTGCACGCTCGACGCCGAAGGTGCGATCTGGTTCGCGAACGCAACCGGAACCGACGTGCTGCGCGTCCGGGAAGGCGGCGAGATCACGGACCGTGTGGATGTCGGCCAGGGCACCTACGCGTGCGCGCTCGGTGGTGACGACGGCTGCACGCTGTTCATCGTCTCGGCGGATAGTGCGAACGAGAACGAGATCGCGGGCAAGGCGACGGGCGTGATCCGCATGATGCGGGTCGACGTCCCGCACGCCGGCCTGCCGTGA
- a CDS encoding PQQ-dependent sugar dehydrogenase produces the protein MSPVPWRCVISFLTVMLVVLTACSSGGSPEASSKPSTTPESGTQPGSSAGSSCDTPNVTVSGSPGQSTFATDAKFVTALAWAPDGRLFFAERAGTIKIASGSTVKEFTTVRTVTGEKSGSYSERGLLGLALSPDFSNDHFVYAFSSRDDYSTQVVARFTECAGEARDETTLVTLPSGADCCHKGGRLAFGKDGKLYVTLGDEHSVAKNTVGSTSSIPQDPNDVRGKILRYEPDGSIPSDNPFGADSPVWATGFRNPFGIAFDTDGGTFATSNGPTGDVGAPRTGYDLAFRVEAGGRYQWPACYGYSHLLPGASSCLGRPEPEWSSEESTIVPTGATWVDHKGPAPYAGHFVFCSASGMRVFIPGSPHATLRDGPKECQLDVKEGPDHALYFSDETKIYRLGGA, from the coding sequence GTGAGCCCGGTCCCATGGCGCTGCGTCATCTCGTTCCTCACGGTCATGCTCGTGGTGCTCACCGCTTGCAGCAGCGGCGGCTCACCGGAGGCAAGCAGCAAGCCGTCGACAACACCTGAGTCCGGCACGCAACCGGGGTCTTCCGCTGGTAGTTCGTGCGACACACCGAACGTGACGGTGAGCGGGTCGCCGGGCCAGAGCACATTCGCGACCGACGCCAAGTTCGTGACCGCGCTGGCGTGGGCACCCGACGGGCGGCTCTTCTTCGCCGAGCGCGCCGGCACGATCAAGATCGCGAGCGGAAGCACGGTCAAGGAGTTCACGACCGTCCGCACGGTCACCGGCGAGAAGAGCGGCTCCTACAGCGAACGCGGGCTGCTCGGACTCGCGTTGAGCCCCGACTTCTCGAACGACCATTTCGTGTACGCCTTCTCCTCGCGCGACGACTACTCGACCCAAGTGGTTGCGCGCTTCACCGAGTGCGCGGGTGAGGCTCGCGACGAGACGACGCTCGTGACGTTGCCGTCGGGCGCCGACTGTTGCCACAAGGGAGGGCGCCTCGCGTTCGGGAAGGACGGCAAGCTCTACGTGACCCTCGGCGACGAGCACTCGGTGGCCAAGAACACCGTGGGCAGCACGTCGTCGATCCCGCAGGATCCGAACGACGTCCGCGGGAAGATCCTCCGCTACGAGCCCGACGGGTCGATACCGAGCGACAATCCGTTCGGCGCCGACAGCCCGGTGTGGGCGACGGGCTTCCGGAACCCGTTCGGCATCGCGTTCGACACGGACGGCGGCACGTTCGCCACGTCGAACGGGCCGACGGGCGACGTCGGCGCGCCGCGCACCGGTTACGACCTCGCGTTCCGCGTGGAAGCCGGTGGCCGGTACCAGTGGCCTGCGTGCTACGGCTACTCGCACCTGCTGCCGGGCGCGTCGTCATGCCTCGGCCGCCCCGAACCGGAGTGGAGCAGTGAGGAATCGACGATCGTCCCGACCGGCGCCACATGGGTGGACCACAAGGGCCCCGCCCCGTACGCGGGTCACTTCGTGTTCTGCAGCGCGAGCGGGATGCGCGTGTTCATTCCCGGCTCGCCGCACGCGACGCTGCGCGACGGCCCGAAGGAGTGCCAACTCGACGTGAAGGAAGGGCCCGACCACGCGCTCTACTTCTCGGACGAGACGAAGATCTACCGCCTCGGTGGGGCATGA